Below is a window of Actinomycetes bacterium DNA.
ACCCGCGGCGCACCCTGCTGTCCGAGGAGTACGACGGCACGCTGGCCGACCTGGTGCAGGTGCCCCTCCGCAACCTGGTGCCCAAGCCGGCCGGCCTGTCGTTCGAGGAGGCCGCCTGCCTCCCGACGAGCTGGCTGACGGCGTACCGCATGCTCTTCACCCAGGCCGACGTGCAGCCCGGCTCCACGGTGCTGGTGCAGGGCGCCGGCGGGGGCGTGGCCACTGCGGTGATCGCCCTCGGGCGCGCGGCCGGCATCCGGGTGTGGGCGACCAGCCGCGACGAGGCGAAGCGGGCCCGTGCTGTCGAGCTCGGCGCCGACCAGGCGTTCGAGCCCGGTGCGCGACTGCCCGAGCGGGTCGACGCGGTGATGGAGACGGTCGGCGTGCCCACCTGGGAGCACAGCCTCAAGTCGCTGCGCCAGGGCGGCACCATCGTGGTCACCGGCGCGACCGGCGGCCACGAGGCGGTCACCGACCTGCGGCGGGTCTTCTTCCTGCAGCTGCGCGTCGTGGGCTCGACGATGGGTACCCGCGAGGAGCTGGAGCGGCTGGTGCGGTTCATGGCCGCCACCGGCGTGCGGCCGGTCGTCGACACCGTGCGTCCGCTCGAGGACGCCGTCGACGCGTTCCGCCAGCTGGCTTCGGGCGAGGTGTTCGGCAAGCTCGTCCTCACCCGCCCGGCATGAGCGAGCCCGGGATGAGCGACGAGCCGGACGTCTCACTGCCGCTCTGGCGCGACCCCGGCTGGCGGGCCGATGCCGACGCCTGGGTGGCCGACCGGCTGGCCGCGGCCGGCCGCCGGCCCACCGGCCCCGCGGACTGCGATCGGCTCGTCCCGTGGTCGGCGGTGTGGCGGGTGCCCACCGAGGGCGGACCGGTGTGGTTCAAGGCCTGCACGGTCGGTGTGCGCCACGAGCCCGCGCTCTACCGGGTCCTGGTCCGCCGGTCGCCCGGCCACGTGCTGACGCCGGTCGCGCTGGACCTCGAGCGTGGCTTCCTGCTCCTGCCCGACGGCGGCCCGACCCTGCGCCAGACCGAGGGCGCACGCACCGACGTCGCGGCGTGGGAGCGGATGTTGCAGGAGTACGCCGCCATGCAGCGCGGGCTGGAGCCCTTCGTCGACGAGCTGGTCGCGACCGGCCTGACCGTCGCGGGGCCGGGCGAGCTGCCGGGCGTCCGGGCCGCTCTGCTCGCCGACGAGGACCTGCTGCTGCTCGGTGACGAGAGCGGCCTGACCAAGGCCCAGCGGGCCGAGCTGCTCGCCGAGCAGGAGTCCTACTCGGCCGCGTGCGCCGACCTGGCGGCCCACGGCATCCCGCTCTCGCTGCAGCACGACGACCTGCACGACAACAACGTCTTCGGACCGGCCGAGCGGGGCGGGCCGCTGCGGGTCTTCGACTGGGGAGACGCCGTGGTCGGGCACCCGTTCGGCGTGCTGTTGATCAGCCTGCGCGTCGTCGCCGACCTGCTCGAGGTGCCCGAGACGGGGCCGGAGGTCCGCCGGCTGCGCGACGCCTACCTGGAGCCGTGGGCGGGGGAGTGGTCCCTCGCCGACCTGCGCGATGCGGCCCGGCTGGCCGTCCGGGTGGGGGGCGTCTCGCGCGCCGACTGCTACCGGCGGGCGACGCTCGGCTGGCCGGCCGACGCTCCGAGCCGGGCGCCCTACGCGGAGGGTGTCCCGGCGTGGCTGCTCGAGCAGCGCGGCGCCATGCCGCTCGATGAGCCGGTCTGACCGTCCTCTCAGTCGACGAGACGGCGCACGTCGTCCAGGGCCCGGGACAGCACCGAGCGAAGCTCGGCGACGCCATCGGCCGAGAGCGGGCTGCTGCGCACGACGGCGCGCAGGTCCGCGCGGAAGGTCTCGATGACCCGCTCCACCTCGGCGCGGTGCTGGTCGCGCCCCGACCGTGCCGCCGAGCGCTGCTCCCGGGCCTGTGCACGGTTCTCGCGGCGGACGTCCTTGGCGGCGGCCTTCAGCTCCGCCTGCAGGTCGCGCACCGAGCCGCGGACCTCGCTGCGGATCTCGGTGGCCAGGTCGCGGACCGAGCCGGCGATCTCCTGCTCGAGGTCGTCGAGGTCGCCCTGCCGCTCGGCGAGCTCGGCCCGCCCCGCGTCGGTGATGCGGTAGACCTTGCGGCCCTCCACGACGTCGTGGGTCACCAGACCTTCGGCCTCGAGGCGCGCCAGGCGCGGGTAGACGGTCCCGGCGCTGGGCGAGTAGAGGCCCATGAAGCGGTCCTCGAGCTCGCGGATCACGTCGTAGCCGTGTCGCGGGCTCTCGTCGAGCAGCTTGAGCAGGTACAGCCGCAGACGGCCGTGGGCGAACACCGGGCTCATGCCGGCGCCTTGGCGCCCCGCCGCAGCAGGGTGATGTCACCCGAGACGGTCTTGGCCGTGAGGCGACCGTCGCCGTCGCCGACCTGACCGCGCAGCGATGCCCTGCCGGGCCTGCGCTCGCTGTGGGTGCCCGCGAAGGCGCTGTCCAGTGACCCCGACATCGTCGAGATGGCCACGGTCATCCCGGCCGTGTCCGGCATCCGCACCGTCACGTCGCCCGAGACGCTCGACAGCTCGATCCGCCCGCCGGCCGAGGGGTCGAGGTCGAGGGTCAGGTCACCGGAGACCGTCTCGGCCTTGACCGCGTCGCTCGCGCCGTTCACCACGGTCAGGTCGCCGGAGACGGTGGTGAAGCGCAGGGTGCCGAGCAGCTGGCGGGTCTCGAGGTCGCCGCTGACGGTCTGCGCGGTGATGTCCGAGCGGACGCCGTCGAGCGTGATCTCGCCGGACACCGACTTGACGGCCGTTCGGTCCGCGACGATCCCGGACACCACGGCGTCGGCCGAGACGACACCGAGCTCCACCGGGCAGTCGGCCGGCACCGAGACCGACACGGTCGCTGAGGCCT
It encodes the following:
- a CDS encoding zinc-binding dehydrogenase, coding for MLAATAVRQDPHDPIAGLEVGERPEPAPRDGWATVRLRAASLNHHDLWSLQGVGLPADRLPMVLGCDGAGLDEDDNEVVVHAIVGDPEFRGDETMDPRRTLLSEEYDGTLADLVQVPLRNLVPKPAGLSFEEAACLPTSWLTAYRMLFTQADVQPGSTVLVQGAGGGVATAVIALGRAAGIRVWATSRDEAKRARAVELGADQAFEPGARLPERVDAVMETVGVPTWEHSLKSLRQGGTIVVTGATGGHEAVTDLRRVFFLQLRVVGSTMGTREELERLVRFMAATGVRPVVDTVRPLEDAVDAFRQLASGEVFGKLVLTRPA
- a CDS encoding phosphotransferase, yielding MSEPGMSDEPDVSLPLWRDPGWRADADAWVADRLAAAGRRPTGPADCDRLVPWSAVWRVPTEGGPVWFKACTVGVRHEPALYRVLVRRSPGHVLTPVALDLERGFLLLPDGGPTLRQTEGARTDVAAWERMLQEYAAMQRGLEPFVDELVATGLTVAGPGELPGVRAALLADEDLLLLGDESGLTKAQRAELLAEQESYSAACADLAAHGIPLSLQHDDLHDNNVFGPAERGGPLRVFDWGDAVVGHPFGVLLISLRVVADLLEVPETGPEVRRLRDAYLEPWAGEWSLADLRDAARLAVRVGGVSRADCYRRATLGWPADAPSRAPYAEGVPAWLLEQRGAMPLDEPV
- a CDS encoding DUF4097 family beta strand repeat-containing protein; this translates as MSEESDMPSWRIEKPQSLDLDGVRRLEVRMVAGSVDVVGRTEDAESGAAQVEVSDLDGPLTVSLENGTLTIVHERLTWGGLLDWVGNRKASATVSVSVPADCPVELGVVSADAVVSGIVADRTAVKSVSGEITLDGVRSDITAQTVSGDLETRQLLGTLRFTTVSGDLTVVNGASDAVKAETVSGDLTLDLDPSAGGRIELSSVSGDVTVRMPDTAGMTVAISTMSGSLDSAFAGTHSERRPGRASLRGQVGDGDGRLTAKTVSGDITLLRRGAKAPA